A single region of the Phalacrocorax carbo chromosome 4, bPhaCar2.1, whole genome shotgun sequence genome encodes:
- the CDKN2AIP gene encoding CDKN2A-interacting protein: protein MAAAAGKAAEPLGRTAEEVAWAEALRGACEPEHHWRHRREFLLRNVGEPPAAGSAQLQRLVSLSMVWANHVFLGCRYPPQVMEKALEMAEGIQVTSAPVRTTRDELVAKVKKRGISSSNEGVEEPSKKRAVEKSKDSKDAGKDVKTTKAEALKQSESTLPKKQEKDTSKDPESSQSTCSSNQEMITASDIEAEGKPANAENTTEQNPSSSEKESGEKSGATPPKESKSENVQSPEKKTTVSAVPPAAKSAPQAEVVAAAVPPTTKSTLQAAAVPAAAPPAAKSAPQAAAAPPAAKSAPQAAAVAAAVPLAAKSAPQAVAAAAKSSPQAEAVAAAVPPAARSSPQAETVAAVVPPTTKNTPQTSATLLSSKNQASAPASVSKSGTQAGASLLLAPKSGTQAGASLLLAPKSGAQAGTSLLLASKGTAKPGSSLLASKSSAEVAASLLAARSGAQQGSSLLTSKSSAQVAASLLATRSGAQQGPSSLASRGGAQAGASLLASKGGTPAGSAQLASKSSSQAGESPAKALCKPLTSEDAKERQPFFNRLYKAVAWKLVAVGGFSPNVNHAELLNSSIQSVKATLDVAFVPLKELADLPQNKSSLENIVCELRCKSVYLGTGCGKSMENAKAVASREALKLFLKKKVIVKICKRKYKGSEIEDLVLLDEESKPSNLPPALRNPREIL, encoded by the exons ATGGCCGCAGCGGCGGGAAAGGCGGCGGAGCCCCTGGGTCGGACGGCGGAGGAGGTGGCGTGGGCGGAGGCGCTGCGCGGGGCCTGCGAGCCCGAGCACCACTGGCGGCACCGCCGGGAGTTCCTGCTGCGCAACGTCGGggagccgccggcggcgggcagcgcccAGCTCCAGCGCCTGGTGTCCCTCTCCATGGTCTGGGCCAACCACGTCTTCCTGGGCTGCCG GTACCCGCCGCAGGTCATGGAGAAGGCGCTGGAAATGGCCGAAGGCATCCAAGTGACCAGCGCGCCCGTCCGCACCACGAGAGATGAACTGGTTGCCAAGGTGAAGAAAAGAGGCATATCAAGTAGCAATG AAGGGGTAGAGGAGCCTTCCAAGAAGCGAGCTGTTGAGAAAAGCAAGGATTCTAAGGATGCTGGAAAGGATGTAAAAACGACAAAGGCAGAAGCCCTAAAACAATCAGAGAGTACACTGccaaaaaagcaggaaaaagataCTAGCAAAGATCCAGAAAGCTCCCAGTCAACTTGCAGTTCAAATCAAGAAATGATCACAGCATCAGACatagaagcagaaggaaaacctgCTAATGCCGAAAATACTACTGAGCAAAATCCATCTTCATCTGAAAAAGAGTCAGGAGAGAAGTCTGGTGCAACTCCACCTAAGGAAAGCAAGTCTGAAAATGTGCAGTctcctgaaaagaaaactaCAGTAAGTGCAGTGCCGCCAGCTGCCAAGAGTGCCCCTCAGGCGGAGGTGGTGGCAGCGGCAGTGCCACCAACCACCAAGAgcaccctgcaggcagcagcggTGCCAGCGGCAGCGCCACCAGCTGCCAAGAGTGCCCCGCAGGCAGCGGCGGCGCCACCGGCTGCCAAGAGCGCTCcgcaagcagcagcagtggcagcgGCGGTGCCACTGGCTGCCAAGAGTGCCCCACAGGCAGTGGCAGCGGCTGCCAAGAGCAGCCCGCAGGCAGAGGCggtggcagcagctgtgccaCCAGCTGCTAGGAGCAGCCCGCAGGCAGAGACGGTGGCAGCAGTGGTGCCACCGACCACCAAGAACACCCCACAAACAAGTGCTACGTTGCTGTCTTCCAAAAACCAAGCGAGTGCCCCAGCATCGGTGTCCAAGAGTGGCACTCAGGCAGGCGCCTCGCTGCTGCTGGCCCCCAAGAGTGGCACTCAGGCAGGCGCCTCACTGCTGCTGGCCCCCAAAAGTGGCGCTCAGGCAGGCACCTCGCTGCTGCTGGCCTCCAAGGGCACTGCTAAGCCAGGCTCCTCGCTTCTGGCCTCCAAGAGCAGTGCCGAGGTGGCTGCCTCATTGCTGGCTGCTCGGAGCGGCGCTCAGCAGGGATCCTCACTGCTGACTTCCAAGAGCAGTGCTCAGGTGGCTGCCTCGCTGCTGGCCACTCGGAGTGGCGCCCAGCAAGGTCCCTCGTCGCTGGCCTCCCGAGGTGGAGCTCAGGCAGGTGCTTCCCTGCTGGCCTCCAAGGGTGGCACACCAGCTGGTTCAGCACAGCTTGCCTCCAAGAGCAGCTCACAGGCAGGTGAGAGCCCTGCTAAGGCTTTGTGCAAGCCGTTAACCAGTGAAGATGCAAAGGAAAGACAACCTTTTTTCAACAGACTATACAAAGCTGTAGCCTGGAAACTGGTTGCTGTCGGAGGCTTCAGTCCTAACGTAAATCACGCAGAACTTCTGAACTCATCTATTCAGTCTGTAAAAGCCACGTTGGATGTTGCATTTGTTCCCCTGAAGGAACTTGCAGACTTGCCTCAAAATAAGAGCTCTCTGGAAAATATAGTTTGTGAACTGAGGTGCAAGTCTGTCTACTTGGGTACTGGTTGCGGTAAAAGTATGGAAAATGCCAAAGCAGTTGCTTCAAGAGAAGCTTTGAAATTATTCCTCAAGAAGAAAGTTATTGTGAagatatgtaaaagaaaatacaaaggtaGTGAAATTGAAGATCTGGTACTTCTGGATGAAGAGTCAAAACCATCGAATTTACCTCCGGCTTTAAGAAATCCTCGTGAGATCTTGTAG